One genomic segment of Emcibacter sp. SYSU 3D8 includes these proteins:
- the groES gene encoding co-chaperone GroES yields MKFKPLQDRVVVRRVQEEEKTPGGIIIPDTAKEKPSEGEVIAVGPGARNDKGDIVPVEVKAGDRVLFGKWSGTEVKIDGQELLIMKESDIMGIIEAPTAAKAAA; encoded by the coding sequence ATGAAGTTCAAACCGCTTCAGGATCGCGTCGTCGTTCGCCGCGTCCAGGAAGAAGAGAAGACCCCCGGCGGCATCATCATTCCGGACACGGCCAAGGAAAAGCCGTCCGAGGGTGAAGTGATCGCAGTGGGCCCCGGCGCGCGCAACGACAAGGGCGACATCGTCCCGGTCGAGGTGAAGGCCGGCGACCGCGTGCTGTTCGGCAAGTGGTCCGGCACCGAGGTCAAGATCGACGGCCAGGAGCTGTTGATCATGAAGGAGTCGGACATCATGGGCATCATCGAAGCCCCCACGGCCGCGAAAGCCGCCGCCTAA